The Burkholderia lata genome contains a region encoding:
- the cdpA gene encoding putative bifunctional diguanylate cyclase/phosphodiesterase produces the protein MPARAGAPRRDDSVRNWLEQTVGTVDFLAHVDRELRFLYVSDASLRFIGYHRDYLHTLTLRDLIAEQDTAALEGLLARAARSGQVEKATMCIVKSLTYPLDVEIRAFKSRHHGVDGFAIAAFDVSSWRALEARLTYEMHHDPMTGLGNLSALVPALMRAQQAADGEGTCAALLLLDLDDYQRINRALGYDAGDTLLRETAQRLKALVTPNEQLARVASDKFAVVLGAPDRTQASNAADALARRLQAAVREPYVYQGQTVHLSASIGIALYPDERALPHRAQHHSPLLRRADHALSQAKASGGNALAFHAPVDDPADAERLKLEADLYDGVRNGEFSLHFQPITRSQSGAVVGVEALIRWRHPVHGLVPPATFIPLAESIGLINYLGNWVLKAACMQLVAWDRQGLALQYVAVNVSPQQFRDPRFTQSVREAITLTGIDPRRIVLEITESLLMHDPAQAKGLLEELTDLGIRFAIDDFGTGYSSLAYLQRFPLAKLKIDRSFVENLLTSRNDRAIVSAVVGLAQTLDLELVAEGVETEAQRELLTEMGCNHIQGWLVCQALPSEELARRFEAQQLHLHAAA, from the coding sequence ATGCCCGCGCGCGCCGGCGCGCCGCGACGCGACGACTCCGTGCGCAACTGGCTGGAACAGACGGTCGGCACGGTGGATTTCCTCGCCCATGTCGACCGCGAACTGCGCTTTCTGTACGTGTCCGACGCGAGCCTGCGCTTCATCGGCTACCACCGCGACTACCTGCACACGCTGACGCTGCGCGACCTGATCGCCGAACAGGATACCGCGGCACTCGAAGGCCTGCTTGCACGCGCCGCGCGTTCCGGCCAGGTCGAGAAGGCGACGATGTGCATCGTCAAGTCGCTCACCTACCCGCTGGACGTCGAGATCCGCGCGTTCAAGAGCCGCCACCACGGGGTCGACGGGTTCGCGATCGCGGCGTTCGACGTGTCGTCATGGCGCGCGCTCGAGGCACGCCTGACGTACGAAATGCATCACGACCCGATGACGGGGCTCGGCAACCTGTCCGCGCTCGTGCCCGCGCTGATGCGCGCGCAGCAGGCCGCCGACGGGGAAGGCACCTGCGCGGCGCTGCTGCTGCTCGACCTCGACGACTACCAGCGGATCAACCGCGCGCTCGGCTACGACGCGGGCGACACGCTGCTGCGCGAGACCGCGCAGCGGCTGAAGGCGCTCGTCACGCCGAACGAGCAGCTCGCGCGCGTCGCGAGCGACAAGTTCGCGGTCGTGCTCGGCGCACCGGACCGCACGCAGGCCAGCAATGCGGCGGACGCACTCGCGCGCCGGCTGCAGGCCGCGGTGCGCGAGCCCTACGTGTACCAGGGGCAGACCGTGCACCTGTCCGCGAGCATCGGCATCGCGCTCTATCCGGACGAACGTGCACTGCCCCATCGCGCACAGCACCACAGCCCGCTGCTGCGCCGCGCCGACCACGCGCTCTCGCAGGCGAAGGCGTCGGGCGGCAATGCGCTCGCGTTCCACGCGCCCGTCGACGATCCGGCCGACGCCGAACGGCTGAAGCTCGAGGCCGACCTGTACGACGGCGTGCGCAACGGCGAGTTTTCGCTCCATTTCCAGCCGATCACGCGCAGCCAGTCGGGCGCGGTGGTCGGTGTCGAGGCCCTGATCCGCTGGCGCCATCCGGTGCACGGCCTCGTGCCGCCGGCGACGTTCATTCCGCTCGCCGAATCGATCGGCCTGATCAACTATCTCGGCAACTGGGTGCTCAAGGCCGCGTGCATGCAGCTCGTCGCCTGGGACCGCCAGGGGCTTGCGCTGCAGTACGTGGCGGTCAACGTGTCGCCGCAGCAGTTCCGCGACCCGCGCTTCACGCAGAGCGTGCGCGAGGCGATCACGCTGACGGGCATCGACCCGCGCCGCATCGTGCTCGAGATCACCGAAAGCCTGCTGATGCACGATCCGGCGCAGGCGAAGGGGCTGCTCGAGGAACTGACCGATCTCGGCATCCGCTTCGCGATCGACGATTTCGGCACCGGCTATTCGAGCCTCGCGTATCTGCAGCGCTTCCCGCTCGCGAAGCTGAAGATCGACCGCAGTTTCGTCGAGAACCTGCTGACCTCGCGCAACGACCGCGCGATCGTGTCGGCGGTGGTCGGCCTCGCGCAGACGCTCGATCTCGAGCTCGTCGCGGAAGGCGTCGAGACCGAGGCGCAGCGCGAATTGCTGACCGAGATGGGCTGCAACCATATCCAGGGCTGGCTCGTCTGCCAGGCGCTGCCGTCCGAGGAGCTCGCGCGGCGCTTCGAGGCGCAGCAACTGCACCTGCACGCCGCCGCCTGA
- a CDS encoding peroxiredoxin, which yields MKRKLLLGAAVAALVAGHALMAQAELKPGAAAPDFTTQASLGGKTYTYSLADALKQGPVVLYFYPAAFTKGCTIEAHAFADAVDRYKAYGATVIGVSADKIDTLTKFSVSECRSKFPVAADPDAKIIREYDAKLPAIDKANRVSYVISPEGKILYEYTSMSPDKHVENTLAAVKAWADAHPKQ from the coding sequence ATGAAGCGAAAACTGTTGCTGGGCGCCGCCGTGGCGGCGCTGGTGGCCGGCCATGCGCTGATGGCGCAGGCGGAATTGAAGCCGGGTGCCGCGGCGCCCGATTTCACGACGCAGGCGTCGCTGGGCGGCAAGACTTACACGTACTCGCTCGCGGACGCGCTGAAGCAGGGGCCGGTCGTGCTGTATTTCTACCCGGCCGCGTTCACGAAGGGCTGCACGATCGAGGCGCACGCGTTCGCGGACGCGGTCGACCGTTACAAGGCTTACGGCGCGACGGTGATCGGCGTATCGGCTGACAAGATCGACACGCTGACGAAGTTCTCGGTGAGCGAGTGCCGGAGCAAGTTCCCGGTCGCGGCCGATCCGGACGCGAAGATCATCCGGGAATACGACGCGAAGCTGCCGGCGATCGACAAGGCGAACCGCGTGTCCTACGTGATTTCGCCGGAAGGGAAGATTCTCTACGAATACACGAGCATGTCGCCCGACAAGCACGTCGAGAACACGCTCGCCGCCGTGAAGGCGTGGGCGGACGCGCATCCGAAGCAGTAA
- a CDS encoding NAD(P)H-binding protein — MTTKVLLIGATGRTGQACADLLLKQPEFEVTALVRRHGYALAGARVVEADLTNDFSHAFQGISHVIYAAGSAESEGAAEEEQVDRDAVARAAEYALAYNAQKLVVISSLSAYRPELGPDALRHYSQMKREGDDRVIASGVDYAILRPGPLTDDPGVGKIALTDAWFEGAPPVSRQDVAWAAIEAIKLGISRKIVGFVGGSVPIEQALRA, encoded by the coding sequence ATGACGACGAAGGTACTGCTGATTGGCGCGACCGGCCGAACGGGCCAGGCCTGCGCGGATCTGCTGCTCAAGCAGCCGGAGTTCGAGGTCACGGCGCTCGTGCGCCGCCACGGTTATGCGCTGGCGGGCGCACGGGTGGTCGAGGCCGATCTGACGAACGATTTCTCGCACGCATTCCAGGGCATCTCGCACGTGATCTATGCGGCCGGCTCGGCCGAATCGGAAGGCGCGGCCGAAGAGGAGCAGGTCGACCGCGACGCGGTCGCCCGCGCAGCCGAATACGCGCTGGCTTACAACGCGCAGAAGCTCGTGGTGATCAGCTCGCTGTCCGCGTACCGGCCGGAACTCGGCCCGGACGCGCTGCGCCACTATTCGCAGATGAAGCGCGAAGGCGACGATCGCGTGATCGCGTCGGGCGTCGACTACGCGATCCTGCGCCCCGGCCCGCTCACGGACGATCCGGGCGTCGGCAAGATCGCGCTGACCGACGCGTGGTTCGAAGGCGCCCCGCCCGTGTCGCGCCAGGATGTGGCCTGGGCCGCGATCGAGGCGATCAAGCTCGGCATCTCGCGCAAGATCGTCGGCTTCGTCGGCGGCAGCGTGCCGATCGAGCAGGCATTGCGCGCCTAG
- a CDS encoding NYN domain-containing protein encodes MALPLDNVSMAVFCDFENVALGVRDAKYEKFDIKPVLERLLLKGSIVVKKAYCDWDRYKGFKASMHEASFELIEIPHVRQSGKNSADIRLVVDALDLCYTKSHVDTFVIISGDSDFSPLVSKLRENAKKVIGVGVKKSTSDLLVANCDEFIFYDDLVREQQRALAKREQQQRAGNGGAKRPDEPSSRKHDLDARKAEAIALAVETFDALASERDDVGKIWASVLKSAIKRRKPDFNESYYGFRAFGNLLDEAQARGLLEVGRDDKSGAFVSRARQSAAAEHVTAGGEGGHGGAHHGTRAAEPARAGRNAQRRGQRAEAVMHESVQVEADDAEVAEVAEVAEAAPMMSPAETAEVTDAADAHGEVKDGRKRARKTAAKKAGAKKGAAAKSAGRQAAGKPDDTGHGAPKHGGDKHTHGKHADDAHRDAEQGDERHVTVTHAGPAAGDAGAERAAAQPSHDAAPVEAVAETPAAAKPKKPARKAAPRARRPRKAADAAE; translated from the coding sequence ATGGCATTACCCCTGGACAACGTCAGCATGGCCGTGTTCTGCGACTTCGAGAACGTCGCGCTCGGCGTGCGCGACGCGAAGTACGAGAAGTTCGACATCAAGCCCGTGCTGGAGCGCCTGCTGCTGAAGGGCAGCATCGTCGTGAAGAAGGCCTATTGCGACTGGGATCGCTACAAGGGCTTCAAGGCGTCGATGCACGAGGCGAGCTTCGAGCTGATCGAGATTCCGCACGTGCGCCAGTCGGGCAAGAACTCGGCCGACATCCGGCTCGTGGTCGATGCGCTCGACCTCTGCTACACGAAGTCGCACGTCGATACGTTCGTGATCATCAGCGGCGACTCGGATTTTTCGCCGCTGGTGTCGAAGCTGCGCGAGAACGCGAAGAAGGTGATCGGCGTCGGCGTGAAGAAATCGACGTCGGACCTGCTGGTCGCGAACTGCGACGAATTCATTTTCTACGACGACCTGGTGCGCGAGCAGCAGCGCGCGCTCGCGAAGCGCGAACAGCAGCAGCGCGCGGGCAACGGCGGCGCGAAGCGGCCGGACGAACCGTCGTCGCGCAAGCACGACCTGGACGCGCGCAAGGCCGAGGCGATCGCGCTGGCGGTCGAGACGTTCGACGCACTCGCGTCGGAGCGGGACGACGTCGGGAAGATCTGGGCGTCGGTGCTCAAGAGCGCGATCAAGCGTCGCAAGCCGGATTTCAACGAGTCGTACTACGGGTTCCGCGCGTTCGGCAACCTGCTCGACGAGGCGCAGGCGCGCGGCCTGCTCGAAGTGGGGCGCGACGACAAGTCGGGCGCGTTCGTGTCACGGGCACGCCAGTCGGCGGCCGCGGAGCACGTCACGGCGGGCGGTGAGGGCGGGCACGGCGGCGCGCACCACGGTACGCGTGCGGCCGAGCCGGCGCGGGCCGGGCGCAATGCGCAACGTCGCGGGCAGCGGGCGGAAGCGGTCATGCACGAAAGCGTGCAGGTCGAAGCGGACGACGCGGAAGTGGCCGAGGTTGCCGAGGTGGCCGAGGCGGCACCGATGATGTCGCCGGCGGAAACGGCCGAAGTAACCGACGCGGCCGACGCGCATGGCGAAGTGAAGGATGGCCGCAAGCGCGCACGCAAGACCGCGGCGAAGAAGGCAGGTGCGAAGAAGGGCGCTGCCGCGAAGAGCGCAGGCCGTCAGGCAGCCGGGAAGCCGGACGACACCGGGCATGGCGCGCCGAAGCACGGTGGCGACAAGCACACGCACGGCAAGCATGCCGACGACGCGCATCGCGACGCGGAGCAGGGCGACGAGCGGCACGTCACGGTGACGCACGCGGGGCCGGCGGCAGGCGATGCCGGTGCCGAGCGTGCCGCCGCCCAGCCGTCGCACGACGCGGCGCCGGTCGAAGCGGTTGCGGAAACGCCGGCCGCTGCCAAGCCGAAGAAGCCGGCCCGCAAGGCCGCACCGCGCGCGCGTCGTCCGCGCAAGGCGGCGGACGCTGCCGAGTAA
- a CDS encoding VOC family protein, giving the protein MNVQLNHTIVWCRDKRASSRFLTELLELPPPTPFGAMLVVPLGNGVSLDFYEQSGEIASQHYAFLLDEAGFDRVLARIRERGLPHWADPAKRQPDDIYRHNGGRGVYFDDPDGHFLEVMTQPYVLNG; this is encoded by the coding sequence ATGAACGTCCAGCTCAACCACACGATCGTCTGGTGTCGCGACAAACGCGCGTCGAGCCGCTTCCTCACCGAGTTGCTGGAATTGCCGCCGCCGACGCCGTTCGGCGCGATGCTGGTCGTCCCGCTCGGGAACGGCGTGTCGCTCGATTTTTATGAACAGTCGGGAGAGATCGCGTCGCAGCATTACGCGTTCCTGCTCGACGAAGCAGGCTTCGATCGCGTGCTCGCGCGCATTCGCGAGCGCGGGCTGCCGCACTGGGCCGATCCGGCGAAGCGGCAACCCGATGACATCTACCGCCACAACGGCGGCCGCGGTGTGTATTTCGACGATCCGGACGGCCACTTCCTAGAAGTGATGACGCAGCCTTATGTGCTGAACGGCTAG
- a CDS encoding efflux RND transporter permease subunit, which yields MNLSRPFITRPVATTLLAIGVALAGLFAFVKLPVSPLPQVDFPTISVQASLPGASPETVATSVTSPLERHLGSIADVSEMTSTSTVGNARIILQFGLNRDIDGAARDVQAAINAARADLPAALKSNPTYRKVNPADSPIMIVSLTSETSSPAKLYDAASTVLQQSLSQIDGIGQVSVSGSANPAVRVELEPQALFHYGIGLEDVRAALASANANAPKGAIEFGPQRYQLYTNDQASEASQYRDLVVAYRNGAAVRLSDLSDVVDSVEDLRNLGLSNGKRAVLVILYRSPGANIIDTIDRVRAALPQLTASLPADITVTPVLDRSTTIRASLKDTEHTLLIAVSLVVMVVFLFLRNWRATLIPSVAVPISIIGTFGAMYLLGFSIDNLSLMALIVATGFVVDDAIVVLENISRHIENGKSRMQAAFDGAREVGFTVLSMSISLVAVFLPILLMGGIVGRLFREFALTLSLAIAVSLAVSLTVTPMMCARLLPESHDPQSEGRFGRFLEHCFTRMQRGYERSLSWALRRPLLILLTLFATIGLNVYLYIVVPKGFFPQQDTGLMIGGIQADQSTSFQAMKLKFSEMMRIVQSNPNVKSVAGFTGGTQTNSGFMFVTLKDRTERKLSADQVIQQLRPPLADVAGARTFLQAAQDIRVGGRQSNAQYQFTLLGDSSADLYKWGPILTEALQKRPELTDVNSDQQQGGLEAMVTIDRATAARFGIKPAQIDNTLYDAFGQRQVSTIYNPLNQYHVVMEVAPKYWQSPEMLNQVWVSTSGGSANGSQTTNAAAGTYVATSAGTSSAGTATQSAAAIASDSARNQALNSIAASGKSSASSGASVSTSKSTMIPLSAIATFGPSTTPLSVNHQGLFVATTISFNLPPGVSLSQATQVIYQTMAQVGVPPTIVGSFQGTAQAFQQSMNDQPILILAALLAVYIVLGILYESYIHPITILSTLPSAGVGALLALLLFKTEFSIIALIGVILLIGIVKKNAIMMVDFAIDQTRNNQKSSFDAIHEACLLRFRPIMMTTMAALLGALPLAFGNGDGAELRAPLGIAIAGGLIVSQVLTLYTTPVVYLYMDRFRVWGEKRRNRRGNTGGPAVAGE from the coding sequence ATGAACCTGTCGCGCCCCTTCATCACCCGCCCCGTCGCGACGACGCTGCTCGCGATCGGCGTCGCGCTCGCGGGCCTGTTCGCGTTCGTCAAGCTGCCGGTGTCGCCGCTGCCGCAGGTCGACTTCCCGACCATCTCGGTGCAGGCGTCGCTGCCCGGCGCGAGCCCCGAGACCGTCGCGACCAGCGTGACGAGCCCGCTCGAACGGCACCTCGGCTCGATTGCCGACGTGTCGGAAATGACGTCGACGAGTACGGTCGGCAACGCACGGATCATCCTGCAGTTCGGCCTGAACCGCGACATCGACGGCGCCGCGCGCGACGTGCAGGCCGCGATCAACGCGGCGCGCGCCGATCTGCCCGCCGCGCTGAAGAGCAACCCGACCTACCGCAAGGTCAACCCGGCCGACTCGCCGATCATGATCGTGTCGCTGACGTCGGAGACCTCGTCGCCCGCGAAGCTGTACGACGCCGCGTCGACGGTGCTGCAGCAGTCGCTGTCGCAGATCGACGGGATCGGCCAGGTGTCGGTCAGCGGCTCCGCGAACCCGGCCGTGCGGGTCGAACTCGAGCCACAGGCGCTGTTCCACTACGGGATCGGCCTCGAGGACGTGCGCGCGGCGCTCGCGTCCGCGAACGCCAATGCGCCGAAGGGTGCGATCGAGTTCGGCCCGCAGCGCTACCAGCTCTATACGAACGACCAGGCATCCGAGGCGTCGCAATACCGCGACCTCGTCGTCGCGTACCGCAACGGCGCGGCCGTGCGGCTGTCCGACCTGTCCGACGTCGTCGATTCGGTCGAGGATCTCCGCAACCTCGGCCTGTCGAACGGCAAGCGCGCGGTGCTCGTGATCCTCTACCGCTCGCCCGGCGCGAACATCATCGACACGATCGACCGCGTGCGCGCGGCGCTGCCGCAGCTCACCGCGTCGCTGCCGGCCGACATCACGGTCACGCCGGTTCTCGACCGCTCGACCACGATTCGCGCATCGCTGAAGGACACCGAGCACACGCTGCTGATCGCGGTCAGCCTCGTCGTGATGGTCGTGTTCCTGTTCCTGCGCAACTGGCGCGCGACGCTGATCCCGAGCGTGGCGGTGCCGATCTCGATCATCGGCACGTTCGGCGCGATGTACCTGCTCGGCTTCTCGATCGACAACCTGTCGCTGATGGCGCTGATCGTCGCGACCGGCTTCGTCGTCGACGATGCGATCGTCGTGCTCGAGAACATCTCGCGGCATATCGAGAACGGCAAGTCGCGCATGCAGGCCGCGTTCGACGGCGCGCGCGAGGTCGGCTTCACGGTGCTGTCGATGAGCATTTCGCTCGTCGCGGTGTTCCTGCCGATCCTGCTGATGGGCGGCATCGTCGGGCGGCTGTTCCGCGAGTTCGCGCTGACGCTGTCGCTCGCGATCGCCGTGTCGCTCGCGGTATCGCTCACGGTCACGCCGATGATGTGCGCGCGCCTGCTGCCCGAGTCGCACGACCCGCAAAGCGAAGGCCGCTTCGGGCGCTTCCTGGAACACTGTTTCACCCGCATGCAGCGCGGCTACGAGCGCTCGCTGTCGTGGGCGCTGCGCCGGCCGCTGCTGATCCTGCTGACGCTGTTCGCGACGATCGGGCTGAACGTCTACCTGTACATCGTCGTGCCGAAGGGCTTCTTCCCGCAGCAGGACACCGGGCTGATGATCGGCGGCATCCAGGCCGACCAGTCGACGTCGTTCCAGGCGATGAAGCTGAAGTTCTCCGAGATGATGCGGATCGTGCAGAGCAACCCGAACGTGAAAAGCGTCGCGGGCTTCACCGGCGGCACGCAGACCAACTCGGGTTTCATGTTCGTCACGTTGAAGGATCGCACCGAGCGCAAGCTGTCGGCCGACCAGGTGATCCAGCAGCTGCGCCCGCCGCTGGCGGACGTCGCCGGCGCGCGCACGTTCCTGCAGGCGGCGCAGGACATCCGCGTCGGCGGCCGGCAGAGCAACGCGCAATACCAGTTCACGCTGCTCGGCGATTCGAGCGCCGACCTGTACAAGTGGGGGCCGATCCTGACCGAGGCGCTGCAGAAGCGCCCGGAGCTGACCGACGTGAACTCGGACCAGCAGCAAGGCGGCCTCGAGGCGATGGTGACGATCGACCGTGCGACGGCCGCGCGGTTCGGCATCAAGCCCGCGCAGATCGACAACACGCTGTATGACGCGTTCGGCCAGCGCCAGGTCTCGACGATCTACAACCCGCTGAACCAGTACCACGTCGTGATGGAAGTCGCGCCGAAATACTGGCAGAGCCCCGAGATGCTGAACCAGGTGTGGGTCAGCACGTCGGGCGGCAGCGCGAACGGCTCGCAGACCACCAACGCGGCCGCCGGCACCTACGTTGCGACCTCCGCCGGCACGTCGAGCGCCGGCACGGCCACGCAGAGCGCCGCGGCAATCGCGTCCGACTCCGCGCGCAACCAGGCGCTCAACTCGATCGCGGCGAGCGGCAAGTCGAGCGCGTCGTCGGGTGCGTCGGTGTCGACGTCGAAGTCGACGATGATCCCGCTGTCGGCGATCGCGACGTTCGGGCCGAGCACGACGCCGCTGTCGGTCAACCACCAGGGGCTGTTCGTCGCGACGACGATCTCGTTCAACCTGCCGCCCGGCGTGTCGCTGTCGCAGGCGACGCAGGTGATCTACCAGACGATGGCGCAGGTCGGCGTCCCGCCGACCATCGTCGGCAGCTTCCAGGGCACCGCGCAGGCGTTCCAGCAGTCGATGAACGACCAGCCGATCCTGATCCTCGCGGCGCTGCTGGCCGTCTATATCGTGCTCGGGATCCTGTACGAGAGCTACATCCACCCGATCACGATCCTGTCGACGCTCCCGTCGGCCGGCGTCGGCGCGCTGCTCGCGCTGCTGCTGTTCAAGACCGAGTTCAGCATCATCGCCTTGATCGGCGTGATCCTGCTGATCGGTATCGTGAAGAAGAACGCGATCATGATGGTCGACTTCGCGATCGACCAGACGCGCAACAACCAGAAATCGTCGTTCGACGCGATCCACGAGGCGTGCCTGTTGCGCTTCCGCCCGATCATGATGACGACGATGGCCGCGCTGCTCGGTGCGCTGCCGCTCGCGTTCGGCAACGGCGACGGCGCCGAGCTGCGTGCGCCGCTCGGGATCGCGATCGCCGGCGGCCTGATCGTGTCGCAGGTGCTGACGCTCTATACGACGCCGGTCGTCTACCTGTACATGGACCGCTTCCGTGTGTGGGGCGAGAAACGCCGCAACCGCCGCGGGAATACCGGCGGGCCGGCCGTCGCCGGGGAGTGA